The Glycine soja cultivar W05 chromosome 3, ASM419377v2, whole genome shotgun sequence genome window below encodes:
- the LOC114407551 gene encoding uncharacterized protein LOC114407551, translating into MELQTPNNYGVTENPDTPLFEDIDSTCSTPYVSAPSSPGREPISAAGAGFFYSAPASPMHFTISAASTYSHSPSWSSLEKNSCCDFEFSARFGSSGLTGSGSMSSADELFLNGQIRPMKLSTHLERPQVLAPLLDLEEEEEEEEENEVRGRDLRLRDKSLRRRTRSLSPLRNTPLEWTENEEKTDKKENVTPSVSSGSGRSSKRWVFLRDFLRSKSEGRSNNKFWSTISFSPAAKEKKGNGPQKPKKVAGKPTNGVGKRRVPASSPHELHYKANRAQAEELRRKTFLPYRQGLLGCLGFSSKGYGAMSGFARALNPVSSS; encoded by the coding sequence ATGGAGCTCCAAACCCCGAACAATTATGGCGTAACCGAAAACCCAGACACTCCCCTCTTCGAAGACATCGACAGCACCTGCTCCACTCCCTACGTCAGCGCCCCTTCCAGTCCCGGCCGGGAACCCATCTCTGCCGCCGGAGCCGGCTTCTTCTACAGTGCTCCTGCCAGTCCAATGCACTTCACTATATCCGCCGCTTCCACTTACTCACACTCACCCTCTTGGTCTTCCTTGGAAAAAAACTCTTGTTGCGATTTTGAGTTCTCGGCCCGGTTCGGTTCGTCCGGGTTGACTGGTTCGGGTTCGATGAGCTCGGCCGACGAGTTGTTCTTGAACGGTCAGATCCGTCCCATGAAGCTCTCGACCCACTTGGAGCGGCCACAAGTCTTAGCTCCCTTGCTGGAcctcgaagaagaagaagaagaggaagaagaaaacgaGGTACGAGGTAGAGATCTGAGGCTGCGAGACAAGTCACTCCGCAGAAGGACCAGATCCCTCTCACCTCTTAGGAACACGCCGTTAGAGTGGACGGAGAACGAGGAAAAAACAGACAAGAAGGAAAACGTGACCCCTTCCGTTTCGAGCGGAAGTGGAAGGAGTTCCAAGAGGTGGGTTTtcttgagggattttctaagaAGCAAAAGCGAGGGAAGGAGTAATAACAAGTTCTGGTCCACTATTTCCTTTTCCCCCGCCGCCAAGGAAAAGAAGGGAAATGGGCCGCAGAAGCCCAAGAAGGTCGCCGGAAAGCCCACTAACGGCGTCGGGAAGAGGCGCGTGCCGGCGTCGTCGCCGCACGAGTTGCATTATAAAGCCAACCGTGCGCAAGCGGAGGAGTTGAGAAGAAAAACCTTTTTGCCTTATAGGCAGGGCTTGCTTGGGTGCTTGGGATTTAGTTCCAAAGGTTATGGTGCCATGAGTGGCTTTGCTAGAGCCTTAAACCCTGTCTCTTCcagctaa